From the Lemur catta isolate mLemCat1 chromosome 1, mLemCat1.pri, whole genome shotgun sequence genome, the window ttagaaggaggaggaagaagacggtttggtcttgctgtctcagggtggcAGAAGCAGAAAAAATCTGTGTAAGTGGATCCGTGCagagttcaaacccgtgttgttcaagggggAGCTGTACTTTGAAAAGTGCTCCCTCTGGTGGCTGTGCGGCGCCAGGGcaggtgctggtgctggtgctggtgctCTTGGGGGCAGGAAATGGTGGGATTCTGAGATTACTGTGGAGGAAGAGGTGGAGAGTGCAGGAAAAGGGACTCCAGAAGGACTGCAAGGGTTTGGAATGGGAGCTGTGGATCTTGGAAACGATGGGGTGCTTGGACCCTGGGCCTGAGTCTCAAAGCTAGTGCTTCAGAAGTCCACTCTTGTGCACAGGAAGCGCAGGCCCAGCAGGGTAGGAGGGCACAGGGACACCGAAGCCACCTAAAGCCATGGAGCCACTGGCCCCAGTCAAGGTTTTGGCTCCAtccaccctcctctcctgcagctccGTGGATGGCCGAGTGAGGCGCTATGACCTGAGGATGGGACAGCTCTTCTCAGACTACGTGGGCAGTGAGTGTGGCTGCAactgtggggcaggcagggaagatGGGGGTGCTGCCAGGGACACTCCAGCCTCAcccacctgcctgccccacccctccccccaggccccatCACCTGCACCTGCTTCAGCCGGGACGGGCAGTGCATCCTGGTGTCCAGCCTGGACTCCACGCTGCGGCTTCTTGACAAAGACACGGGGGAGCTGCTGGGCGAGTGAGTCCTCAAGGTCATGCTTCCCCACTTCCCCAACCCCAGCGCCCCCCTTACCATGAGGACCAAGCCCCCTgatcccacccacccccaggtACACAGGCCATAAGAACCAGGAGTACAAGCTGGACTGCTGCCTGAGTGAGCGCGACACGCACGTGGTCAGCTGCTCCGAGGACGGGAAGGTGTTCTTCTGGGACCTGGTGGAGGTAAGTCACCCCTAACCCCACCGAATACCTGGGCACCTACTCTGTCTCAGCTTCATCCTTATCTCAGTCACTGGGGgacctgaaaaaaaaagtgatgttaGGTATTCGAGCCGGGATCTTGGAGGAATGAGAGGACAACacaggaagggcattccaggcaaagcGAACAGCACGTACTAAGGTGTGGCCCATGCATTCAggctggcagcagcagcaggagccaggTCAGGCAGGGCTGTCATGGCAGGCAGGGCCACTGGCACTGACCCTGGGTCAAGGTGTAGCTGATGGTGGCATCTGACCTTCGATGAAATGAGGTTGTTCAGGAAACCTGAGCTGCAGCGGAGCATCCCCTTGCGTGGTTTCAAGCCCCGCTGAGCCCTCATGTCCTCACCTGGAGTCAGGCTGGGAACAGACTGTCCCAGCTTAGTGGGATTGGGGCTGGGGAGCCTCAGGGAGGAGACATTGGCACTTGGCCAGGGGAACTAAGCCCCCTAAGAGGATGGAGGAAACTGGGGGGGCCCTGGAGACTTCAGGGACAAGCTGTGACTCTGGGAACTAAGACAGACTGGGAGTTGCCCTGGATGGAGGACACATGAAGGAACATTTTCAGAGTGGAAAGAGGAAACATGGTTTGCTTGAGGGGAACCGTATACACTGTGCTGTGACTTGGGGGTGCCGAGTGGGCAGGGTGGCGCCGAGCCagtggcagggagcagggaacCTGCGAGCAAGACATGCTCAGCGCAGTGTGGCAGATGAGAAGGTGGAGAATTGGCAGTCTCTGGACACCATCCAGAGGCAGAGCCAAGAGGATTTACTGATAAAGGCATGCGAGTTTTGAAAGAAAGACTCCCAGGACATTTGGCCTGAGCACCTGGAAGGACAGATTTCCCAAGTGGCTTGGTTTGGGGCAGATTAGGTTTGTGGTGTCCAGGAGGCAATTAGAGGCAAGTGGCTAAAAGTCCAGGGAGAGGTGACCTAGGGCAGGAGGATGCCCAGGGACCTTGGGAGCTGGGGACAGCCCCACCACCAAtgaccactccccacccctcactccaCAGGGTTCCCTGGCGCTGGCCCTGCCTGTGGGTCGAGGTGTGGTGCAGTCGCTGGCCTATCACCCAACAGAGCCCTGCCTGCTCACTGCCATCGGGGGCAGCGTCCATTGCTGGCGGGAGGAGGCTTacgaggcagagggaggagcaggctgAAGCCAGGGACCCACCACCAGGACCAAGGCACAGACTTAGAAGGACCACGACACCATTTATTTATAGATACGCTGCTGTCCAAGTGGGGCAGGGGGTTTGGTCTGCAAACTAATAAACAGAGGCAGGGGCGAGGCCTCCCTGAAGCCACAGCTAATCAGTCCTCGTTCTTCTCGGGCTTGAAGGCGTCCACCTTCTGGGCAAAGGTTTCAGCCACGAGCAGGGGGAACACCAAGGAGGCATCGGCATAGACCTGCGGAGGGGAGTTGGGTGAGCTGTGGGACCAATGGCCACGGCATGGGAGACCGGCTCCCACCTGGCCAGCCCTTACCTTCACAGGCTGTGCGTCCATCCGGATCTTGCCCCAAGAGACAGCCTCATCTGGCCGGGCGCCTGAGTCAGAgccatcaaactcctgggctgtgTTGATGTAGACAGCATAGTCGGCTCCGTTGcgctgtggggaggggcagggtagaCCTGGTCAGGTGGTGGCAGGAGACAGGGACACAGAGGCAGGACACCATAGCCAAAGAGGCTAAGGGGTGTGTCCCAAATACAGGTAGCCCCTGGAAGCCCCTTACTCCAGGGAGGTGCTGTGTGTCAGTGCCTGGGGTTGTGGGGGTTGCCGGGCAGACTTCCCTAGACCCACCTGCTAGGTCTCGGCAACACTCCCCCATCTGCACAGCAGGAGCTGTTACCAGCTTTTATCTTCAGATGACCTCCAAAGCCAACCACCTGCCCACTTCTGCAAAGCCCTGGTGCGGGTCCTCTCCCACTTCCCTTGGAGCAAAAGCCAAAGCCCGCCCTGCTGCACAGCAAAGCTGTGCTGTGTCACCTCCCGGCCTTCAGCACTCCAGCTTGTTCCCCTCACCAAGCTCCCAGCTAGTCCTTgactttgcactggctgttctcTTCCCCAGGAATTCTCCCAGCAACAGCCATCGTGGCTCAGACGAGGCACCTCCCAAAAGCCTCTGCTCACAGGTCACATTTCCCAGAAGCCTCCCTGAACACCCTCATCCAGCCTTACTTTTCTCCATAGCAATTACTGCCACCCAACATGCATGTCACTTGTCTGCTGGCTGTCTCCCCAGCACGTGGCACAGGCCCAGCACACACATGCCACCCCACTCACCATGAGGTTGGCGTTGGCTATGTGGTGCTTGACCACACCCCCGCCCAGGATGATCATCCCTGAGCACTTGGCAAAGATAGCCTGAGTGTTGATGAGCCTCAGatctgggggaggagagagggctgtCCTCAGGCCTTGGGCTCAGCTGGCCCTCCGTCCCCGCTCCTGTGGCCCCAATACCTCACCCTCAATGATGTCCAGAACCAGGCCCGGGTTCTTGTAGGAATGGAAGAAGATCATGTCGCCCAGTGAGCCATCTGTAAGTGCTGGGCTCAACACGGGGATGTGGTTCTGGAGAGGACAGGATGGGACAACAGCTGGAGCTCAGAGCCTGCTGGGGACAGCCTGGGCCCCATCCCAGTTgcgtcccttcctccctctctgatTGTgggctttttcatttctctggaccTGTTTGCTCCACTGTAAAATAAGGGTAACAGTAACATTCTTACAAACGGGGAGGTGTATGTTAGGAGACCCACACACGATACTTAGGATGTGGCCTGGCACACAAAGAGTGATAGCTGTTGTTACTTTTCAGACtgttggacttcacagcctctgGGGAGCATGGGACTCTGAGCCAGGCCCCAGGGGAGTTGCTAAGTGCCACCCACTGCTCCTGGTCTAGGAGTAGCACTAGGATACCAAGACACTCCCTCAGTCTCTGTGTGACCTCAAACAGATTACCTAGTGTTTAAGGTTCCCCGTCTAAGAGTGGGGATGCAGTATTGACTCTCCAGGTGTCTGTGAAGATGAAACAAGGTAACACATGCCAGAGCCTGGCAActctgcccccacccagccccttaCCTTCTGGGCCCAGTAATACACTGACTCTGGGTTGTTGATCTCCTTGCCGAGCCGGGCGATCATCTTGGAAGGTGTCCACTTCATGCCCTAGGAGGAGGCATCAGCTTCAGCCAGAGCTCCCCACCCGTCCCACCATACTGGCCCCTCCAGGTcactccagccccacctctgtgTTCTGCTCCAGCACCATCTGGTCCAGAATGGGCATCAGCCAGTCCTCAAACTTGCAGTAATTGTCATTGGGCACCAGTAGGTTCCCAATCCTGCAGACAGGAGACATGTGGGCATCAGGACCCAAGACCCTGGGCCCAGCTCCCCTGCCTAGTACCACTCAAGGTTCTCACCTGTTGATCCCATTCTCCCGGAGCTCCTTCCCTCTGAGGCTGAACTCGCCCAGGTATGTGGGCGCCAGGCACTTGATGAGATCCTCCTCCACACCTCCAGCTGTGGTCACCAACACGTCCACCTGCAGCCACAAGGCAGCAAGGTTGGCCCAAGAAGGGAGGCCCTGCCCTCATTCTGGGCAGCACTTCTAACCTCAGCCTCATTCATTGACCCTGGAGGGTTGTCCTGCTGCAAAACAAAACTCGATTCTGTCCCTCTGCTTAAAACAGACCCATCTCACTTAAATGATCAATAACTGCATCGACCATTGACCCCGAGAGGCCAAGGCCACAGCCCCACCGGGTCCCCACCATGTTGTGCTGCACGAGGTAGCGAATGGTCTCACGGATGCCTGAACTGATGAGGTTGGATGTATATCCCAGGAAAATGGTGCAGCCGGTGAGTGGGCGGCGGCTCTGGGTCAGGTCTGCATGCTGGTCTTCATCCTGCGACAACGGCTCCAGCTTCTTCTCGATCTGGGTGTAAGGGCAGGGTCGAGTTAAGCACCGGCCCCCAAACTCCAGCCGGCTTCCAGAGTCAGATCCCACCCCAGGCCTTGCCCACTCAGGGATACAGGGCCACTTCTACTGGAGACCAAGGAACATCCCCTGTGCAGACCAGATCTCATCAGACTTCGCCCCCCTTTAGGAATAAGAGTCTATATCTCCTTTTCCAGCCAGGTTCCCTTCCTCGCTGGGAAAAGCAAATCCAAATCCAGGCTCCGCCTATTCCAGAGCACTAAATTACCCGCCCCCTGCCTAGAATCAGGCCCCACCCTCTCCTGTTGTACCAGGATTTAACTACTAGAGTACAAAGTCCTTCTCCGCACGGATACTTCCGCTCAGGCTAGGCCCCGCCTCTCCCCAGCTATTGGGTCGCCTCGACAAAGGACACGCCTCCTCCGCCCACGGGAAGTCACGCCCCTCCAAGTGCTGAACTGGACTTTCtagaggccccgcccctccctggcccaggaAGTCCCGCCCCAGGCTTCACCATGGCGTTGACTTGCTGCACCGCGCGCCCGAAGTTGGTTGCTTGAAAGCCAGTGGTGCCGAAGGCTTCCAGCAGTGCGCGGTAATCCACGCCGCGGTTGAAGTCGTAGCCCCGGACCTGGGCGCTCTCAGGCGGCAACGGCGAGCTGTGCTTCAGCACAGCGGCCAGCGCCGCCGCGGGTGCCTCCCCCTCCGGGGAACCCTCCATGCGCCTGGGTCTGGCTTTCAAGTCAGAGCCACCGTAGGCCGGGCCTATGGCGGCCTCGAAACGTGTTAAGTCCCTAGCTCGCTTGTCTCTGCTAGAACACAGGAAGTAGGGCTCGGGGAAAAGCCTGGGAGAAAAGACCGGAAGTTGCTTAGTCACATGACTCTTTGGCGCTCATAGCCCACGACGCGGCCATCTTTGCGCATGTGTTCCGTAATACGGAAGCCGCGAAAAGTCACTAGTCCTTTTCGCGTGTTCTCAGCTTCACAAGAATGAAGATTCTTATTTTAATGCCGCCTGCTGGAGACCCACCGCCTTGCGCGGCGCATGCCAATTCGTTTCTGTACCCTCGGGACGAGAGGATGGCTTCTGAGGCGTCGCCCTTGAAAGGATTTAGGTCACCAGGCAGAGTCACAGTtgcagcctctctgagcctctcttgTCTAATGGGATAGTGAGCCCTGTTCGTGCCCTCGCCAGTCTCCAGAACGTCCACAGGCTGCATAACCCtctattcttcctttctctggcagctgcagctgccacctcctctgggaagccttccctgaccttaCAGTGGGTCAAGGGCCTCCTTTGGGATCCCGGGCTGATATGTCTTTTCCCCCCAGCAAGACTTTGAACCCCTCGGTGGCGTCTGTATCTCAGAAGCATCCTCCTAACAGTGCACAGAGTCTAGTGCGGACGCGTTTGTTCACTCTATCTACAACTTATGGAGTCTTTATATTGGGCTCTGCTAGGCACTGAGGACTTAGCGATGATTAAGACCAAGACTTggaccctgccctcctggagcccaTAGTCTGATTGGGAAGATAGAAAGTTAACAGTGGTAAGTGCTATTCAGGATTTAAACAGGATGATTCGAGAAtctagggtgggggtggggtggaggagttGTTGGCTTTAGTTGGAGGGACAGGTGACTGGGGAGGTGAGATTTGAGGCAAAGCCAGAAGACTGAGAAAGTCCCCGTATGTGAAGATGGGGAGGGAGGCTACTCcctgcagagagggagagagaacagccagtgcaaaggctctgaggctgGAAATGAGCCTATGTTATTGGAGGAATGGAATATCCTCCTTGACATCCTTGATGTCCCCACTTGGATCTCAAAGCCATCCCATCCGTTCCCTCTCCACCTAACCCTGATTCTTCTGCATCTCAGCAAATGGCCCCATCCTCCACTCATCTACTAGGCTAAAACCTGGGGAGTTGAGCTTGACGCCTCCCCTTGTCTCACACCCCATGTCCATCCAGCATGTTCACCAACCTCTATGTATAAAATAGGCCCCTAATCTAGGTATTTTCCTCATCCCCGTGGTCTCCAcctgggctccctcccctccAATTCACCTCCCAGCTGAGGCCAAAGAGCTCTGTAAACATAAATCAACACATTGTCAAAATCTTCTAATGGTGGCTTTCCCCTTGGGAGTAAAAGCCTTTAAGGGTGCCTGCTgacctccctgtccccctctctCCCATGCTGGCTCTCCCTCACTCCTCTCCAGCTACACGGACAATTTTGCTGTTCTTGGAACCCACCAAGTTTTCTCCCCACCAACGCCCCATGTATCTGCCgctccttctgcctggagctcccccttccccagttccttctcttcctttgggcctcagctcaaatgtcacctcctctgacaGGCCTGCTCTGACCACCCTTCTCTcatttaccttatttttattcttcttttgtaatAGTCTTTTTCAAATGTATTCTCTGAGTGTGTACATTTTGTTGGCTGTTGTCTATCCCTCCCTGATAGAATGGCAGGTCTGTGAGAGCAGGGTTTTGTCTCATTTCACTGCTCTTCTTGTATTTTGCATAGTGCTGAGCCCATATTAGAATCTCAGCAAATAACACTTGTTCCCCACTAAAATTCGTAtcttgaagccctaactcccaggacctcagaatgtgattgtatttcaagacagggtctttaaagaaatataaagttaaatcAAAGTCATCAGGGTGGCTCCTaacccaatctgactggtgtctttatatgaagaagaaatttggacacaaaaaTTGACAACAGGGATGCCCGTACACAGAGGGAAGGTCATGTGAGGACATGGCAAGAAGGCCACCATTTACAAGCCAAGaagagaagcctcagaagaaaccaaacctacCAACACCTcaatcttggatttccagcctccagaactgtgagaaaataaatttctgttgtttaagccactcagttggTGGTATTTTGCTTCAGGGGCCTAAGCTGACTCATACaacactgaatgaataaatgaatgaatgaacaaacacaaaGGCGTAATGGTGATCCAAGGGAGAAGCTGGTGACCAGGGCGTAGGTAGGTGACTGCACTGGTCCAGGCAGGCCAAGATGGGGGTGTGAATGGTGACAGAAGTGACCCCATTGAGAATCTAATTTGAAGGCTGATCTGATGGCACTTGAGATATAATGGAGTTGGAGATTTGGGCCTGAGCACTTGGTGCAAAGTGGCGAACTTTATCTGGGGGCAGAAGGTCTTGGGGCCCAGGAAACCATCAGCATCAGCGAGTGGATTGAGTCTCCTCTGGGGGTGAGATTCCAGGCAGTGCCGACAGACAGGAGAGGCCAGCTGTGCCTGAGCGCGGCCACACACTGCATGTCAGGAGTGGCAGAGGCTGACAAAGGAAGGGTGTTGGGCCAGTCAGCAGGGGACCCAGCAGGTCAGAAAGAGGCTAGGGCCCCTTCACTCCCCCAGACAAGCCCGCCTAGCCCATAAGGACCCAGGTGACACGTGATCAGGACAGCCCGCAGGGCCTGCTGGGGCAGGGACCCCCTTGGCTGaggcagctgctgctgccaccactggtGACATTTCGCTCCCTGAGCATCCTGGCTTCAAAGTCTCTCTGGGACTGGGGAGGAAAAAGAGGGGATTGGGGAAGCCTGTGGCGTAGAGGGAGCCAGAGCAGCGTGGCCGCCGGAGGATCAGGCAGCCAGGCGGCTTGGGCCAGAGTCTTCAGCCAAGGTATGTGGGTGGGCCTGACAGAGGCCTGGGGACAGCCACCCCCATCCTGCAGCCCCCAGTGGGCACGGGGGGAGGTGCAGGGACCCTCAGGCAGCCCTAGGCTACCCTAGGGATCTGGGGTTGGGCCCACTGCCTACAACCCTACCCGCTCATCTCCAGATGTCCAGCAAGGTGGCCGTTGGCAGCGACATCGGGCAGGCCCGCCAGACAGTGGAGCAGCTGCGGATGGAGGCAGGCATCGACCGCGTGAAGGTGAAGGTCAGGGCGGCataggcagtggggaggggaggcaggtgcaCACCTGGGTTTGGCTGACTGGCTTGGTCCACAGGTATCCAAGGCGGCCGCCGACCTGCTGCAGTTTTGCACAGAGCAGGGCAAGAGCGACCCCTTCCTTGTGGGCATCCCACCCGCCACCAACCCCTTCAAGGAGAAGAAGCCCTGTGCCATCCTATGACCCCACAACAGTGTTACCCTGTGGCCTCCACAAACCAGGGGACCTCAATAAACATGAAGTGAATGCTCCCCCCCAGGGTgtagctgggctgggctgagatGGGGACATTGAGGAGAGGGGGTGGCACTGAGGGCTTGCAGGGGACAGGGTCTATCCCCAGGGTCACCGCCACAGCAGCACACATACCCTGGAGCCTCCCCCACACCCACGGGGTCTCCTGAGCAGATGCCCCCTCCCACCGCATGGACTCACGTCCAAGGTTAGTTATAATCTACACACCCACACGTGCCACAtgtcacacacacagaggcaatGTCACAGACACAGGTGCCCATGGTCCACAGGACTCTTCttcaaaaacacaaacacacacacacacacacacacacacagaggcacatcAGTGGCTGACACATGCACCCAGCCCTGCAACACCATCTCTCCTGCTCACCTCCATACCCACCCACAGCACCCCAGCCCCAAGCAGACATGGCCAGAGTTCCGGCGGCCACACCACACTCACACTCCAGGCCCGAGCACCAATACATCAGTAGggtttatttctcctttgctcTCCATAGAGAGCGGGGCATCCAAATCGTAACAAAACGGGGGCAAGGGTGGGGAGCAGCTCCCTAGGTGGGCCAGAACCCCAACTTCACCTCCGTGGGCACAGGGCCCAGACCAGGGCCCCCCACCCAACCATGGCTTGGACTCTGTGCTCTGGGCCtgtggggcgggggcaggggcagcaccAACACAGGGGAAGTTCCCCCAAGAATAGTGGCTGAGGCCCAGCCTGCCGGCTGGCAGTGTCCACATCCACGTCCACGTCCACCTGCTCAGGACTGCAGTCTCCAGACCTCCAGCGACAGGCCCCCAGAGGCGGCCACCACCAGGTTGCCCTCTGCACAGACCTGTGAGGGCACGGGGATGTAAGGAGTCCGGAGGGCAGCGCtctgggcaggcagggctgggcatgtGGCCCAGGGCCTTACCCCATTCAGCACGTTGTGGTGGTTTCGGGTACAGATGGTCCTCGGTGGGTCTGTGGGCATGTGCACCTGGTGGGGGGGGGCAATAGGCAAAGGTCAAAAGGCATGACCCTGGCCTGTGAGGGtgagggatggggggtggggactgTCCCCGGGGTACAAGCTGGGCAGGAGTCTCACCCGGATAGTCTTGTCAGTGGACGTGGTGTACAAGGTCCCCAGCGAGTGTTTGATCCCCGTGATATGAGACCTGTGGCCCACGTCAAAGGACtgcgggagggcaggagggatgACACTCAGATGAGGCTCGCCCAAGGCCAGCCCTCCATACCACTGGGGGctcagggggaaggaggaggcctCGGGGGAGGGACAGGCACGGGTAAGGGCCCTGCAGACCCGGACTAGCTGGAAGCAGCCATTGTGGTTGGCGAAGACGTGCAGCAGGCCCTGGTTGTCACCAGCCCAGAGCTGGGGCTCCTGGTAGGACATGCAGAGTAGGTAGGAGTCCAGCTGTGGGAGGGACAAGGGACAGGGCAgctcaggccaggccaggccagctgcAGCCCCAGTCCCTCCAGGCCCCTGGGGGGCCCACCTGCAACCGCTGCAGAACGCTGTTGGCTCGGCGGTCGAACACCACAAGGGTGTGGTCCTCGCTTCCCGAGATGATGTGCCGGTCGTCCGCCAGCAGTGCCAGCACAGCGCTGGAGTGCAGCCGCCGGCTCTtcagcagggcagggccagcttCGTGGGTGATGGGCCAGGAGGAGGGGCCACATCAGAGTCCCTCGGAGGCCCTCCCCAGCTCACCCAAGCATCCCAggcttctctcctccctgccaaAGCCCTCAGTCTGCTCTGTCCCCCACCCTGCAAGTGACCATCTCCTCTCCAGTTCCAGCTAAATCTGGACCGTCCCAGGACCCCCAGGCCTCTGCGCCTCCCCATCCCCTGTCCCATTTCCCTTCTCCAATCCCATCTACCCTGCTCAGCACAGAGCTGACCAGGGCAGTCTCAGTGCCAACCACCTCTGCCTGCAGGTGGGCCTGAGACGCGCCCCACCCTGCAGCACCACTCTGGCTCAGCCTGGACAAGGTGCGCTGGCccttaaattaaacaaaataacaaaaaataaacaaacagaaaagacttctgtgccaggcagtgttcatTCTAGGTGTTTTATATAAACTAACTTATCCAGTGGTGTTTTATTGTCATTTCCTCCCGTTAACCCCATGGGGCTGAAGTGTTATTATCATTTGaatttgacagatggggaaactgaggttcaagcTGGCCTGGGGCTGCACAGCTTGGAAGTGGGGGAGGCAGGATTCTAACTCAACCCTGGAGGCTACCAGGCTTCCTCTGAACCCCCTGCCCCAGTCGTCTCTGTTGCCCCAGCACAGCACAGGCCACTCAGCGGTTAGCATCTGCTTATGGGACTGTCGCTTGAGCCAGGCCACAAGGTCTGAGTGCCTCCTTCCCTAGCACAGCTCTGGAAACCCCAGGCAGCCCTGCTCTCCCAACCCAAGCCCCAGGGTCCCTGGCCCACCTCTGGGGTCATAGACGGTCACCTTCTTGTCATAGGTGCCAGTCACCAGGATGTCAGGCCGGTAGGACAGGCACAGCACAGCTGCcttggccctggggacacagaccACAGGGCTCGGGCTGTGGCCAGGCAGAGCCCCACCCCACCAGGCCCCCTGGACCCCTCATACTTTATCTCGCCAAACTGCTGCCCATCAGCTGCCATGTCCCAGAGCTTCACCGTGCTGTCCCAGGAGCCAGAGCACACATGGTGGTCCTGTGCCGCCAGCgaccacacccagccctgcaggACCAGGCACAGCAGTCACACAGGGCTCCCCACCATGGCCCATGGGGGCAAAGCTGGGACCTTCCTGTTTTTGCAGGCGTGGTTCAGAGAGGTCAATACACTCCCCAGAAGCCACACAGCTTTTCCTCCCTGATGCCCACTGTGACAGACACTACAGGACAACACACAGCTCTGGCTCCACAggatcatccccattttacagataacaaaatcaaggggcagaggagagagggagacaaCTAACACGAGAACCCGGAGCATGCCCGAACCCAGGTGACATTAGACTTTGGGTCTGTGGGTCAGTGTGACAGGAGAGCCGAGGACAGGGATGCCATTCCCAATAACATTTCTAACTCAAGTTCTTCACTTCAGACACTCGGCACCAGTGGTGGTCTGTCTCAATCACAAGACAATGTGATCAAGAGTGCAGCCTGCACTCCATGACCTGGGCAAACCACATCACCTCCCTCAGTTTATTCATCAGCAAAATGGGCAGAAAAACAGCCCCTGCCTCAGCAGCTACTATGCAGAGTGCCGGATGCAGACTGACTTATTCCTCACCAACCCCTTTCAGGAGGGTACTGTCATCTATcccgttttacaaatgaggaaactggggcccagagagctTGAGTctctcacccaaggtcacacagccaggaagtagcagagcggggatttgaacccagcagcCTGTCCCCAAGTGTGAGCTCTCAGCCTGGACCACCTTAATATCTGGTGGAGATGTCCCTACACAGCCACTTCTTTAAGGACAGTCATGCTCAGAGCTGGCTGATCCGCAAGGCAGCCTCGTAACTGCCCTACGCTGGGCCTCTCAAGGTATGCCTGACATCTtctgagcacccactatgtgtcAAAGCTTGAGCTTAACACGTATCCACATTAATACATAATTC encodes:
- the DHPS gene encoding deoxyhypusine synthase, whose amino-acid sequence is MEGSPEGEAPAAALAAVLKHSSPLPPESAQVRGYDFNRGVDYRALLEAFGTTGFQATNFGRAVQQVNAMIEKKLEPLSQDEDQHADLTQSRRPLTGCTIFLGYTSNLISSGIRETIRYLVQHNMVDVLVTTAGGVEEDLIKCLAPTYLGEFSLRGKELRENGINRIGNLLVPNDNYCKFEDWLMPILDQMVLEQNTEGMKWTPSKMIARLGKEINNPESVYYWAQKNHIPVLSPALTDGSLGDMIFFHSYKNPGLVLDIIEDLRLINTQAIFAKCSGMIILGGGVVKHHIANANLMRNGADYAVYINTAQEFDGSDSGARPDEAVSWGKIRMDAQPVKVYADASLVFPLLVAETFAQKVDAFKPEKNED
- the GNG14 gene encoding LOW QUALITY PROTEIN: putative guanine nucleotide-binding protein G(I)/G(S)/G(O) subunit gamma-14 (The sequence of the model RefSeq protein was modified relative to this genomic sequence to represent the inferred CDS: inserted 2 bases in 1 codon); the protein is MSSKVAVGSDIGQARQTVEQLRMEAGIDRVKVKVRAAXRQWGGEAGAHLGLADWLGPQVSKAAADLLQFCTEQGKSDPFLVGIPPATNPFKEKKPCAIL
- the FBXW9 gene encoding F-box/WD repeat-containing protein 9 isoform X1, with product MELPAELYEDPRAWDDDSDPEPEPDPDAQAEAYVARVLNPPKPRLAPPRASPLSTPAASPNALEPRAASRVSTVGVPGLLSLPPELLLEICAYLDARLVLHVLPRVCHALRDLVRDRVTWRLRAQRRVRAPYPVVEEEDFDWPAACIELEQHLAHWAEDGRWAEYFCLADGHFASIDSVLLLQGGTLCLSGSRDRNVNLWDLRQLGADPSQVLVKALGTQPNSTHKGWVWSLAAQDHHVCSGSWDSTVKLWDMAADGQQFGEIKAKAAVLCLSYRPDILVTGTYDKKVTVYDPRAGPALLKSRRLHSSAVLALLADDRHIISGSEDHTLVVFDRRANSVLQRLQLDSYLLCMSYQEPQLWAGDNQGLLHVFANHNGCFQLVRSFDVGHRSHITGIKHSLGTLYTTSTDKTIRVHMPTDPPRTICTRNHHNVLNGVCAEGNLVVAASGGLSLEVWRLQS